CGAGGAGATGGACGGCACCGACCCGCTGGCTAGTTACGCTGCCTTCACCCGCGCGGTGGCGCACATCCGCGCCGGCAACGGCCCCGCCTTCGTGCACGGCCACGTGGTGCGGCCCTACTCGCACTCGCTCTCCGACGACGAGCGCCTCTACCGCCCCGACGCGGAGCGCCAGGACGAGGCCCAGCGCGATCCCATCACCCGCATGCAGATGTTTCTCGTGCGCGAGGGCGTGATGGACGAAGAGGCCATCAACCGCCTGGAGAAGGAAGTGGACGAAGAGGTCCAGGAAGCCGCCGACCGCGCCCTGGAAGCGGCCTTCCCGGCGAAGGAATCCATCACGCAGTTCGTGTACTCGCCCGACCTCGATCCCTGCGCCATGCAGGGCGAGCCGCAGTCCCAGGGCGCCGACAAGACCATGGCCGACCTCATCAACGCCTGCCTCAAGGACGAGATGCGGCGCGATCCCCGCATCGTGGTCTTCGGCGAGGACGTGGCCGACTGCAGCCGCGACGAGTATCTGAAGCAGAAGTCGGTGAAAGGCAAGGGCGGGGTGTTCAAGCTGACCGCCGGACTGCAGGCGGAGTTCGGCCCGGAGCGCGTCTTCAACTCGCCGTTGGCCGAGGCCAACATCGTGGGCCGGGCCGTGGGCATGGCCACGCGCGGGCTCAAGCCCGTTCCCGAGATCCAGTTCTTCGACTACATCTGGCCGGCGATGATGCAGTTGCGCGACGAATTGCCGCTCATCCGCTGGCGCTCCAACAACGCCTTCTCCGCGCCCGCGGTGGTGCGTGTGGCCATCGGCGGCTACCTTACCGGCGGCGCCATCTACCACTCGCAGTGCGGCGAATCCACCTTCACCCACATTCCCGGGCTGCGCGTCTGCTTCCCCTCGAATGCGCTCGACGCCAACGGCCTGCTGCGCACCGCCCTGCGCTCGGACGACCCCGTGCTCTTCCTCGAGCACAAGCGCCTCTACCGCGAACCCTTCGGGCGCGCGCCCTATCCCGGCCCGGACTACATGGTCCCCTTCGGCAAGGCGCGCGTCTGGAAGGAGGGAACCGACCTCACCGTGATCACCTACGGCGCGGTGGTACCGCGGGCGTTGCAGGCGGCGCAGAAGCTCGAGCGCGACCACCAGATCAGCGTGGAATTGCTGGACCTGCGCACCCTCAGCCCCTACGACTGGGAGGCGATCGCGGCCTCCGTGCGCAAGACCAGCCGCGTGCTGGTCGCGCACGAGGACTCGAAGAGCTGGGGCTACGGCGCCGAGATCGCCGCCCGCATCGCCGACGAACTTTTCGAGGAGCTGGACGCTCCGGTGCGCCGCCTGGCCGCCACCGACACCTTCGTCGCCTACCAGCCCGCGCTGGAAGACGCCATCCTGCCCCAGGCCGACGACCTCTACCAGGCCATGCTCATGCTGGCCGAGTTCTAGCGGCGCTCCCCGCCGCCGCCGCGGAAGAAGACCCAGTCCAGCGAGATGGGACCGGCGCCGCAGAAGAGCAGCGCCAGGCACACCACGCCCACCAGCATGGGAAACTCCCAGCCGGCGCCGCTGGCGAGAAAGTGCGCGCCGCCCATCTTGACCTTGGTGGCCACCGCCATGTTGATCAGCAGGCCGAAGGAGGCCAGGCGGGTGAGCAGGCCCGCGATCAGGGCGATCCCACCCAGGAATTCCGTGAAGGCGGAAACGTAGCCCAGCCAGGCCGGCATGCCGGCGGAGTGCACGTAGCCGGCGTACTGCGAGAGCCCGCCGAAGACCTTCTGGTAGCCGTAACCCGCCAGGATGGCGCCGGCGCCGCAGCGCAGCGCCAGCAGGCCCAGGGGTTGGAGCCGGTCGAGGAACTTCACGTTCTCCTCCTTGCCTCGGTGTGGGACGGGCGTGTCGCCCGTCCGGGCGGCCGGCACGGCCGCCCCACAAGAATCACATGCGGGCCGCGCTTCCCGTCTCCTGCGCGTAGTCGATGCGGATGCCGCGGCCTTCCATGGCCAGCAGGAAGCGTTCCGCGGGCACGTCGCGCTCCTGCAGGATGCCGCCGCGCGCCGCGATCTCGCCCGAGGCCAGCATCTGCACCACGATAGAGGCCGGCCAGGCGGTGGTCCGCATCATGGCCGTCATCCTGGTGCGCGCATCGTACTCGTCCACCAGGGTGAAGGAGAAGACGCGTCCGTCGCGGTGCGCTTCCACCCGCAGGATGACCACGTCGGGCTCGCGGCCCGCGAACTTCTCCTCGAACAGCTTGGACGTGATCACGCGCGGCGCGATCTCCACCTTGCCGAATCTCTGCTTCTGGCTGGAGAACATGCCCAGGTCGTAGAGGCCGCGCAGCAGCGCCAGGTGGCCGCGGTAGCGCAGCGTCTTCTCGAAGCATTCGCCCACCCGCCCGGCGAAGCTCTCGGGGAGAGTCGAGGTCCCGCCCGAGGTATGGAAGGCGGTGAGCGGCGGGAAGCCT
This region of Terriglobales bacterium genomic DNA includes:
- a CDS encoding DoxX family protein produces the protein MKFLDRLQPLGLLALRCGAGAILAGYGYQKVFGGLSQYAGYVHSAGMPAWLGYVSAFTEFLGGIALIAGLLTRLASFGLLINMAVATKVKMGGAHFLASGAGWEFPMLVGVVCLALLFCGAGPISLDWVFFRGGGGERR
- a CDS encoding thiamine pyrophosphate-dependent enzyme, giving the protein YVSCGEGTTSEGEFCEAMNTASNRKLPVLFSVEDNEYAISVPVEVQTAGGNISRLVANHPNFHFEEMDGTDPLASYAAFTRAVAHIRAGNGPAFVHGHVVRPYSHSLSDDERLYRPDAERQDEAQRDPITRMQMFLVREGVMDEEAINRLEKEVDEEVQEAADRALEAAFPAKESITQFVYSPDLDPCAMQGEPQSQGADKTMADLINACLKDEMRRDPRIVVFGEDVADCSRDEYLKQKSVKGKGGVFKLTAGLQAEFGPERVFNSPLAEANIVGRAVGMATRGLKPVPEIQFFDYIWPAMMQLRDELPLIRWRSNNAFSAPAVVRVAIGGYLTGGAIYHSQCGESTFTHIPGLRVCFPSNALDANGLLRTALRSDDPVLFLEHKRLYREPFGRAPYPGPDYMVPFGKARVWKEGTDLTVITYGAVVPRALQAAQKLERDHQISVELLDLRTLSPYDWEAIAASVRKTSRVLVAHEDSKSWGYGAEIAARIADELFEELDAPVRRLAATDTFVAYQPALEDAILPQADDLYQAMLMLAEF